ACCACTTTTACGCATGATCGTACCTTCATGAAAACTGGTCTTTTGGTCTTTGGCATAGTATACTAGGTTTTTCGGAGTTCGCTGCGGTGTAATGAGGATTGGATGGCCTCAAACAAGCATAGCCGGCTGGTGTACAGCACCGACCCCACCCCGGCGCCCGAGCCGGATGCGCCAGCAGCTGCGACGTACCCATCGGCAGCTCGGCAGACCGCGCGGATCTGGCGCGATAGCAAGCGGCGGCGTGGCAAGACCGTGACGGTGGTAGCCGGGCTACAGCACGACCCAGCCACGCTCGAGGCGCTGTTGAAGCGGCTCAAGCAGCTGTGCGGCGCCGGCGGCACATTGAAAGACGGCGAGATCGAGATCCAGGGCGATCATCGTGAGCGCGTGGCTGCTGCGCTGGCAGCCTTGGGCTACACGATTAAGCATGTCGGGGGGTAGGCCTGCGTAGCGCCACGCGCTACTGTTCAAGCGGCTCAAGCGCGGCGTCCCACGCGCGCAAGCGCTCGGCGTTGCCGTCGGCATCGGCCTGATACAGCCGCGCCAGCGCCTTGTGGATGGCCTGCGCCTCCTCAGGCGTCAGCTCGAGCGTCAGCCCGCCGATCGTGAAGGGCAAGCCCGATCGCTCGGCCCGCGCCTTCCATGTATCACGATCCTGCGCAAGCGACACCTGCTCGCGGCCGGCCTCGGCCAGGTTCACCACCGTTTTCTTGTGGGCACGTGAGGTCTCGAGCAACCGCTGCTGCTCTTTGGCAAGCTGGCGTGTCAGCGCGCGGATGGTCTTGTGTGCCTCGCTCAGCTCGTGCTGCAGCAGCGCGGTCTCGGGGTCGGCAGAGGGGGTGTAGTGCTCGTGGTTGGTCGCGGGCATGGGCAAACATTCCTATCGACAGCGCGCTGAGTCTGCAAACGAAGGTGCGCCAGCGAGCGGCGCCACCCTACCGCAAGGCATGGTTCAGCCGAACGTTCACTTGTTGAACCATGCCTACCGCGAGGCGCGTAGCGCTAAGCCTTTTTCCCGCGCATGGTGCGGTACGTCATATACAGGCTCAGCGCCACATAGTAGGCCATATACAGCAGCGAGAAGTTGACCAGCAGCGGGTTGGGGCTGGGCATCTGGGCCAGGATCACCGCGAAACTGACTAGCCACAGGCCGCTGAGCGTCAGCGTGACGGTGCGAAAGGCTGCGGTGCGGGTTGGGTACAGGTAGCGGATCGGCACGAACACCATGATCGACCAGAAGATCAGCACAATGCCGACCGTCTGCGGCGTCAGATTCAGCACGATCGCATAGAAAGCAATCACATTCCAGTAGCTCGGGAAGCCTAGAAAGAAGTGGTCGTCGGTCTTGGCGTCGACGCGGCAGAA
The sequence above is drawn from the Candidatus Kouleothrix ribensis genome and encodes:
- a CDS encoding translation initiation factor, with product MASNKHSRLVYSTDPTPAPEPDAPAAATYPSAARQTARIWRDSKRRRGKTVTVVAGLQHDPATLEALLKRLKQLCGAGGTLKDGEIEIQGDHRERVAAALAALGYTIKHVGG
- a CDS encoding CDP-diacylglycerol O-phosphatidyltransferase, with the protein product MIQRSTSRWSQFSAAAVHLYTASGAVLAFLMVLAAIQGNAVQALWISLITLIVDGTDGSLARRFRVREMLPWFDGARLDDIVDYLTYVFAPVLLIWKLGFLPAGISGMIMAALPLLASSYQFCRVDAKTDDHFFLGFPSYWNVIAFYAIVLNLTPQTVGIVLIFWSIMVFVPIRYLYPTRTAAFRTVTLTLSGLWLVSFAVILAQMPSPNPLLVNFSLLYMAYYVALSLYMTYRTMRGKKA